Proteins encoded within one genomic window of Chloroflexota bacterium:
- a CDS encoding DUF4238 domain-containing protein has protein sequence MNETHRPHTVPDFHLRRFGSGPANQSIWVYDKQKDLVFPGTVRSSSVHPDYYHVAKASGGTEGGLEQELFQKAETDAAPHLSDLLSLQPGDQPFDPRARFDLAHYLAIQRARVPAMVERAEEAAVFHALAENDKLLSDRDAFAARAVEVGLVAKEGQTLEDLRLEWLALFRSGELEIRPPAGFALVHVLDLALKSQPQAFFEMAWEIREAKAPPWLLLGDEPVVAVMPPGTPADEEQGFRTPGVEIVMPLSPVRLLVLRDRRTANIIAVTAPVRVADSDDWVCRANLASWRSASSHVWGRDKADLEAIHKLMTPQERTHVRQVEVRNLPDEWQVYLQPGMKPAGLN, from the coding sequence GTGAACGAGACCCACCGCCCGCACACCGTCCCCGACTTCCACCTTCGTCGATTCGGGTCAGGACCTGCCAACCAAAGCATCTGGGTCTACGACAAGCAGAAGGACCTGGTCTTCCCCGGAACCGTCCGAAGCTCATCCGTACATCCCGACTACTACCACGTGGCCAAAGCGTCGGGTGGGACGGAAGGTGGACTTGAGCAGGAACTCTTCCAAAAAGCCGAGACGGATGCTGCGCCGCATCTCTCAGACCTCCTCTCGCTCCAGCCGGGCGACCAGCCTTTCGATCCGAGGGCGCGGTTCGATCTCGCCCACTACCTAGCCATCCAACGCGCGCGGGTCCCTGCGATGGTCGAACGCGCCGAAGAGGCGGCCGTATTCCACGCACTTGCTGAGAACGACAAGTTGCTCTCCGATCGCGACGCCTTCGCTGCGCGTGCGGTCGAGGTCGGTCTGGTGGCCAAGGAGGGCCAGACACTGGAGGACCTTCGGCTCGAATGGCTCGCCCTCTTTCGCAGTGGCGAACTTGAGATCCGGCCGCCAGCGGGGTTTGCTCTCGTCCACGTGCTTGATCTGGCGCTCAAGAGCCAGCCCCAAGCCTTCTTCGAGATGGCCTGGGAGATTCGCGAGGCGAAGGCTCCGCCGTGGCTGTTGCTCGGCGACGAACCGGTCGTGGCCGTGATGCCACCGGGCACGCCCGCGGATGAGGAGCAGGGCTTCAGGACACCCGGTGTCGAGATCGTCATGCCGCTCAGCCCAGTGCGGCTTCTTGTATTGCGCGACCGTCGAACGGCAAACATCATCGCGGTAACTGCGCCGGTGCGGGTGGCTGACTCCGACGATTGGGTTTGCCGCGCGAACCTCGCCTCGTGGCGCTCTGCTTCCTCGCACGTGTGGGGTCGCGACAAAGCGGACCTCGAGGCCATTCACAAGTTGATGACACCCCAGGAGCGCACACATGTGCGGCAAGTCGAAGTCCGCAACCTTCCGGATGAATGGCAGGTGTACCTTCAGCCGGGAATGAAGCCTGCTGGGCTGAACTGA